GGCGGCCGGTATCTTGTTTCAGTGGTTCTGTCTTCATTGAACTTCTCCCGTCTACCGAATGAACTTGTCCAATGCTTCCTCCAACTGCTTGAGTACCTCTTGCTCATTACCTGATTTTGCCGCCTCCATCACACATCCTTCCAAATGATCTTTCAAAATCAGTTTTCCACAGTTATCCAGAGCTGATCGAACAGCAGCCACCTGAATTAAGAGATCTCCGCAATCTCTCTCGTCCAATGCCATTTGCTTGATCGATCGAACATGCCCTTCAATTCTGGCCAAACGATTGACGATACGTTTGCGCTGGAGGTGATGATCTTGTTCTGAATGTCTGTGATTCTGTGATGGCGAATGAGACATAAGTCCAACTCCTTGAAGTCAAAATCACTCTCAATCATATCCCCCCATGGGGGATATGTCAATAGAAGTCCAGTCTGAGAGGGACTGTTTCGTTTACGGTTCATAGACGATTGCCTCTTTTA
The DNA window shown above is from Effusibacillus lacus and carries:
- a CDS encoding metal-sensing transcriptional repressor: MSHSPSQNHRHSEQDHHLQRKRIVNRLARIEGHVRSIKQMALDERDCGDLLIQVAAVRSALDNCGKLILKDHLEGCVMEAAKSGNEQEVLKQLEEALDKFIR